In Lycium ferocissimum isolate CSIRO_LF1 chromosome 11, AGI_CSIRO_Lferr_CH_V1, whole genome shotgun sequence, a single genomic region encodes these proteins:
- the LOC132036684 gene encoding LRR receptor-like serine/threonine-protein kinase RPK2: protein MGRCCFVIKWYRYQFFSIIFAFFLAHGYVVSSDSDKSALLELKASLLDPFGVISSWRNNTDHCSWFGVSCDGSSSSVVALNISGGNLGSLSCAKIAQFPLYGFGVKRVCVNNNNNNNSVKLVGKVPVAISRLTQLKVLSLPFNELSGEIPLGIWGMENLEVLDLEGNLVSGYLPSEFKGLRKLRVLNLGFNKIVGGIPDSLSNCVALQSLNLAGNGVNGSIPAFVGGFGDLRGMYLSFNQLTGSIPGEIGRSCEKLEVLEMAGNFLVEAVPKSLGNCRRLQSLVLYSNLLEEGIPAELGQLTELKILDVSRNSLSGPIPSELGNCSKLSILVLSNLWDPLPNASDASERLAYTTDEYNFFEGTIPSEITRLPSLRMIWAPRSTLSGKFPGSWGACDSLEMVNLAQNYYTGEISEELGSCQKLRFLDLSSNRLTGQLVEKLPVPCMFVFDVSENYLSGSLPSFSNYSCAAHSGGDPFDTSSAYLAHFTSKSVLDTTTLFGGDGDHAVFHNFGGNNFTGNLPPSMLIAPEMLGKQIVYAFLAGGNRFTGPFPGDLFVKCHELKGMIVNVSNNALSGQIPEDIGALCGSLKLLDGSKNQIGGTIPPSIGNLVSLVALNLSWNLLRGPIPSSLGQIKDLNYLSLAGNKLVGSIPSSFGQLHSLEALELSSNSLTGEIPNNLVNLRNLTALLLNNNNLSGKIPSGLANVTTLAAFNVSFNNLSGPLPLNKDLMRCNSIQGNPFLQPCRALSLSTPTDQQGRIGDSQDSAASPSGSSTQKGGSSRFNSIEIASITSAAAIVSVLLALIVLFFYTRKWNPRSRVAGSTRKEVTVFTEVAVPLTFENVVRATGSFNASNCIGSGGFGATYKAEIASGFLVAVKRLAVGRFQGIQQFDAEIRTLGRLRHPNLVTLIGYHNSETEMFLIYNYLPGGNLEKFIQERSTRAVDWRVLHKIALDIARALAYLHDQCVPRVLHRDVKPSNILLDEDHTAYLSDFGLARLLGTSETHATTGVAGTFGYVAPEYAMTCRVSDKADVYSYGVVLLELISDKKALDPSFSPYGNGFNIVAWACMLLRQGRAKEFFTAGLWDSGPHDDLVEVLHLAVVCTVDLLSTRPTMKQVVRRLKQLQPPPC, encoded by the coding sequence ATGGGTCGTTGTTGTTTTGTCATCAAGTGGTACAGATATCAGTTTTTTTCCAttatttttgctttctttttagCTCATGGTTATGTAGTTTCATCAGATTCAGATAAATCAGCACTTTTGGAGTTAAAGGCTTCACTTTTAGACCCTTTTGGAGTGATTTCTAGCTGGAGAAATAACACTGATCACTGTTCTTGGTTTGGTGTGTCATGTGATGGAAGTAGCTCAAGTGTTGTTGCTTTGAACATCAGTGGAGGTAATTTGGGTTCTTTATCTTGTGCTAAAATTGCTCAATTTCCTTTATATGGTTTTGGGGTTAAAAGGGTTtgtgttaataataataataataataatagtgttAAGCTTGTTGGTAAAGTACCTGTTGCAATTTCAAGATTGACTCAACTAAAGGTTTTATCTTTGCCTTTTAATGAATTGAGTGGTGAAATTCCTTTGGGGATTTGGGGTATGGAGAATCTTGAAGTTTTGGATCTGGAAGGGAATTTGGTTAGTGGGTATTTGCCATCTGAGTTTAAGGGGTTGAGGAAATTGAGGGTTTTGAACTTGGGCTTTAATAAGATTGTTGGTGGTATTCCTGATTCGTTGTCGAATTGTGTTGCTTTGCAAAGCTTGAATCTTGCTGGAAATGGAGTGAACGGGAGCATTCCCGCGTTTGTTGGTGGATTTGGAGATCTGAGGGGAATGTACCTGTCGTTTAATCAGCTTACCGGGTCTATTCCCGGTGAGATTGGGCGTTCTTGTGAGAAGCTTGAAGTTCTAGAGATGGCGGGTAATTTCTTAGTTGAGGCTGTTCCGAAAAGTTTAGGGAATTGCAGACGGTTGCAGTCGCTTGTATTGTATTCGAATTTGTTGGAAGAGGGTATTCCAGCTGAACTTGGTCAATTAACTGAGCTCAAGATTCTTGATGTGTCTAGGAACAGCCTAAGTGGGCCGATACCATCTGAGCTAGGAAACTGCTCCAAACTATCCATTCTTGTACTGTCAAATTTGTGGGATCCTCTTCCAAATGCATCTGACGCTTCTGAAAGATTGGCTTATACTACTGATGAGTACAACTTTTTTGAAGGCACAATCCCATCAGAGATTACAAGGCTTCCTAGTTTGAGGATGATATGGGCTCCTAGGTCAACTCTTTCAGGAAAATTTCCTGGTAGTTGGGGTGCTTGTGAcagtttggagatggtgaatTTGGCTCAAAATTATTATACAGGAGAGATCTCTGAGGAATTAGGTAGCTGTCAGAAGCTGCGTTTTCTTGACTTGAGCTCAAATAGGTTGACTGGACAGCTTGTTGAGAAACTACCAGTTCCTTGCATGTTTGTGTTCGATGTGAGTGAGAATTATCTCTCTGGTTCACTTCCAAGTTTTTCCAATTACAGTTGTGCTGCTCATAGTGGTGGAGATCCATTTGATACATCATCTGCATATCTAGCGCATTTTACCAGTAAAAGTGTTCTGGACACTACTACATTGTTTGGAGGTGATGGTGACCATGCAGTATTTCATAATTTCGGCGGTAACAACTTCACGGGAAATTTACCGCCTTCCATGCTTATTGCACCTGAAATGTTAGGCAAGCAAATTGTTTACGCATTTCTTGCTGGTGGTAACAGGTTTACTGGACCTTTTCCTGGTGACTTGTTCGTGAAATGTCATGAATTGAAAGGTATGATTGTTAATGTAAGCAATAACGCATTGTCTGGTCAAATTCCAGAGGATATTGGTGCACTCTGTGGGTCTCTTAAGCTGTTGGATGGCTCCAAAAATCAGATTGGTGGAACAATTCCTCCGAGTATAGGGAATCTGGTTTCTTTGGTTGCTCTTAATTTAAGTTGGAACCTTCTACGAGGCCCAATTCCTAGCAGTCTTGGCCAGATAAAGGATCTCAATTACCTCTCTTTAGCTGGCAATAAACTGGTTGGCTCCATCCCCTCAAGTTTCGGGCAATTGCACTCTTTAGAAGCGCTTGAACTTTCTTCGAATTCTTTGACTGGTGAAATTCCAAACAATCTGGTGAATTTGAGGAATTTGACTGCCCTTcttctcaacaacaacaacttgtCAGGGAAAATACCTTCAGGATTGGCCAATGTGACCACACTGGCAGCATTTAACGTGTCCTTCAATAATCTGTCTGGGCCACTGCCTCTTAACAAAGATTTGATGAGATGCAATAGTATTCAGGGTAACCCCTTTCTGCAACCTTGCCGTGCATTATCTCTATCAACACCTACGGATCAGCAGGGCAGAATAGGGGACTCACAAGATTCTGCTGCGTCTCCGTCAGGTTCATCAACCCAAAAAGGAGGGAGTAGTCGTTTCAACTCGATAGAGATTGCATCCATAACATCTGCTGCAGCTATTGTGTCGGTTCTTCTTGCTTTGATAGTCCTATTCTTTTACACCAGAAAATGGAATCCAAGATCTAGAGTTGCTGGATCTACCAGGAAAGAGGTTACAGTTTTTACAGAAGTTGCGGTTCCTTTGACGTTTGAGAATGTCGTGCGGGCTACAGGGAGCTTCAATGCTAGCAATTGCATAGGCAGTGGAGGTTTCGGAGCAACATACAAAGCGGAAATCGCGTCAGGGTTCCTAGTGGCGGTAAAGCGACTTGCAGTAGGACGTTTCCAAGGGATTCAACAGTTTGATGCAGAAATCAGAACTTTAGGGAGGCTTCGACACCCAAACCTCGTAACTCTGATAGGATATCATAACAGTGAAACAGAAATGTTTCTAATCTATAACTATTTGCCAGGTGGCAATTTGGAAAAGTTTATTCAGGAGAGGTCTACGAGGGCTGTCGACTGGAGGGTACTTCACAAAATTGCTTTGGACATAGCCCGTGCACTTGCTTACCTGCACGATCAGTGTGTGCCACGTGTGCTTCATCGTGATGTAAAGCCAAGCAATATCCTATTGGATGAGGACCATACTGCATATTTATCTGATTTTGGTTTGGCTAGATTGCTTGGAACTTCAGAGACACATGCCACTACTGGTGTGGCCGGAACTTTTGGATATGTTGCTCCTGAATATGCCATGACTTGTCGCGTATCGGACAAGGCTGACGTGTACAGTTATGGGGTTGTGTTGCTTGAGTTGATATCGGATAAGAAAGCACTTGATCCGTCGTTCTCTCCTTATGGGAACGGGTTCAATATTGTTGCGTGGGCATGCATGCTTTTACGCCAGGGGCGTGCCAAGGAGTTCTTTACTGCGGGTCTATGGGATTCTGGCCCACATGATGATTTGGTTGAGGTACTACACTTGGCTGTTGTCTGCACAGTTGACTTGCTTTCTACGAGACCTACGATGAAGCAAGTAGTAAGACGGTTGAAGCAACTTCAGCCCCCGCCGTGTTAG
- the LOC132037328 gene encoding uncharacterized protein LOC132037328 isoform X2: MENVKPVRQHPGSHVSASSSSDSSLELSTHPKESLEQDASLSPSPAASSFPDVSSQAAQWSMMSNSPRAETGNSPLFPDPFPQNLEPMKSPPSHTMIDHPPGYDPNRIPKSIFSSKPTGAEWSTASNESLFSIQMGANSFSTDYSYLVPKSGELNNPYYASEVKSNDSKNLSSPLPPLIEVSRDNEGKNATASEGTGIQEKNVENPKVVSEEKTVNNIKEKTTNVIEEPAATTSNRPDDKVVPPTEATRISSPVHTSSPCHSEASGNSSSSFAFPVLGSACLLAFDVVTLLMFVNNSRNMYISSKHLSKKVQKSSEKWI, translated from the exons ATGGAGAATGTGAAGCCTGTAAGGCAGCATCCTGGTTCTCATGTATCAGCTTCTTCTTCATCCGATTCTTCTCTCGAACTAAGTACTCATCCAAAGGAATCTCTCGAACAAGATGCTTCTCTGTCTCCTAGTCCAGCTGCCTCGTCTTTTCCGGATGTTTCTTCTCAGGCAGCTCAATGGAGCATGATGAGTAATTCTCCGCGTGCTGAAACAGGAAATAGTCCGTTATTTCCCGATCCTTTTCCTCAGAATCTTGAGCCAATGAAATCCCCTCCGTCACATACTATGATAGATCATCCTCCAGGTTATGATCCTAATCGTATTCCAAAATCCATTTTTTCAAGCAAGCCTACCGGAGCGGAATGGAGTACTGCATCAAACGAGTCATTGTTTAGCATTCAGATGGGAGCCAATAGCTTCTCTACAGATTATTCTTACTTGGTACCTAAATCAGGAGAACTTAACAATCCATATTATGCATCTGAAGTTAAATCCAATGACAGTAAGAACTTATCTTCCCCCCTTCCCCCTCTCATCGAAGTAAGCAGAGATAACGAGGGAAAAAATGCAACAGCTTCGGAAGGTACCGGTATACAAGAGAAGAATGTCGAGAACCCCAAAGTGGTCTCGGAGGAAAAAACTGTGAATAATATCAAAGAAAAGACAACTAATGTCATTGAAGAGCCCGCTGCTACCACCTCCAACAGACCTGATGATAAAGTTGTTCCTCCAACTGAGGCGACTCGTATATCTTCACCTGTTCATACTTCTTCACCTTGCCACTCCGAGGCGAGTGGAAATAGCAGCAGTTCCTTTGCTTTCCCAGT ATTGGGTTCAGCATGTTTGTTGGCTTTTGATGTAGTGACCCTCCTAATGTTTGTTAACAATTCGAGAAATATGTACATTAGCTCCAAGCATCTCTCCAAGAAAGTTCAAAAATCTTCTGAGAAATGGATTTAA
- the LOC132037328 gene encoding uncharacterized protein LOC132037328 isoform X1 yields MENVKPVRQHPGSHVSASSSSDSSLELSTHPKESLEQDASLSPSPAASSFPDVSSQAAQWSMMSNSPRAETGNSPLFPDPFPQNLEPMKSPPSHTMIDHPPGYDPNRIPKSIFSSKPTGAEWSTASNESLFSIQMGANSFSTDYSYLVPKSGELNNPYYASEVKSNDSKNLSSPLPPLIEVSRDNEGKNATASEGTGIQEKNVENPKVVSEEKTVNNIKEKTTNVIEEPAATTSNRPDDKVVPPTEATRISSPVHTSSPCHSEASGNSSSSFAFPVLVNDGAKSKSLKGASEKVEKPQPQPQSQPQREFQPENPPQQKQSESQPKAAEKSWCSCFSCWPRCC; encoded by the exons ATGGAGAATGTGAAGCCTGTAAGGCAGCATCCTGGTTCTCATGTATCAGCTTCTTCTTCATCCGATTCTTCTCTCGAACTAAGTACTCATCCAAAGGAATCTCTCGAACAAGATGCTTCTCTGTCTCCTAGTCCAGCTGCCTCGTCTTTTCCGGATGTTTCTTCTCAGGCAGCTCAATGGAGCATGATGAGTAATTCTCCGCGTGCTGAAACAGGAAATAGTCCGTTATTTCCCGATCCTTTTCCTCAGAATCTTGAGCCAATGAAATCCCCTCCGTCACATACTATGATAGATCATCCTCCAGGTTATGATCCTAATCGTATTCCAAAATCCATTTTTTCAAGCAAGCCTACCGGAGCGGAATGGAGTACTGCATCAAACGAGTCATTGTTTAGCATTCAGATGGGAGCCAATAGCTTCTCTACAGATTATTCTTACTTGGTACCTAAATCAGGAGAACTTAACAATCCATATTATGCATCTGAAGTTAAATCCAATGACAGTAAGAACTTATCTTCCCCCCTTCCCCCTCTCATCGAAGTAAGCAGAGATAACGAGGGAAAAAATGCAACAGCTTCGGAAGGTACCGGTATACAAGAGAAGAATGTCGAGAACCCCAAAGTGGTCTCGGAGGAAAAAACTGTGAATAATATCAAAGAAAAGACAACTAATGTCATTGAAGAGCCCGCTGCTACCACCTCCAACAGACCTGATGATAAAGTTGTTCCTCCAACTGAGGCGACTCGTATATCTTCACCTGTTCATACTTCTTCACCTTGCCACTCCGAGGCGAGTGGAAATAGCAGCAGTTCCTTTGCTTTCCCAGT ACTAGTAAATGATGGTGCGAAAAGCAAATCGCTGAAAGGTGCCTCCGAGAAAGTAGAGAAACCTCAACCACAACCTCAATCTCAACCTCAACGAGAGTTCCAACCTGAAAATCCACCACAACAAAAGCAATCGGAATCACAGCCTAAAGCAGCAGAGAAAAGTTGGTGTTCATGTTTCAGTTGTTGGCCTCGCTGTTGTTGA
- the LOC132036910 gene encoding uncharacterized protein LOC132036910 gives MAFTVVQKLHSSFHSSPLASLNIPRTRRIFILSTCLAVPKSLNTQFLTRKRNGNCCIIVKSCVSLSSPIVSPDDHWGIWMSLFATGAFGLWSEKTKLGSMVSAALASTLVGLTASNMGIIPYEAPAYSVVLKYLLPLTIPLLLFRANLRHVIRSTGPLLLAFLLGSAGTIIGTVVAYLMVPMRSLGQDSWKIAVALMGSYIGGTINYVAISEALGVSPSVMAAGVAADNVICAVYFIALFSLASKIPSEASASSGDATQVMKFDPSNKPVLQIATAVAVSFAICKAGTSISRYFGIQGCDLPAITAIVVLLTTLFPAHFRNLASAGDAIAIVLMQVFFAVVGASGSIRNVINTTPSIFMFAFVQVTVHIIVTLGLGKLFGMDLKMLLLASNANVGGPTTACGMATAKGWTSLVVPAILAGIFGISTATFLGMGFGMFVLKHM, from the exons ATGGCATTTACAGTAGTTCAAAAATTGCATTCCTCCTTTCACTCTTCTCCATTGGCTTCTCTTAATATTCCTAGAACAAGaagaatatttattctttctaCTTGTTTGGCCGTTCCTAAATCACTCAACACTCAATTTTTAACCAGAAAAAGAAATGGTAATTGTTGTATAATTGTAAAATCATGTGTGAGTTTGAGTTCACCTATTGTGTCTCCTGATGATCACTGGGGTATATGGATGTCACTTTTCGCAACTGGCGCTTTTGGTTTGTG GTCAGAGAAGACTAAACTTGGGAGTATGGTTAGTGCTGCATTGGCTAGCACATTGGTGGGGCTGACTGCAAGTAATATGGGGATTATTCCTTATGAAGCGCCGGCATATTCAGTTGTGTTGAAATACCTGCTGCCACTGACAATCCCGCTACTGTTGTTCAGAGCAAATTTGCGGCATGTGATACGCTCTACCGGTCCTCTACTTTTGGCTTTCTTGCTCGGATCAG CCGGGACGATTATTGGGACTGTAGTGGCATATCTGATGGTGCCTATGAGATCACTCGGTCAAGATAGTTGGAAAATAGCTGTTGCCCTCATGGGAAGCTACATTGGTGGAA CCATTAATTATGTTGCTATCAGTGAGGCACTTGGTGTGTCTCCATCAGTTATGGCTGCAGGTGTTGCCGCAGATAATGTTATTTGTGCAGTATATTTTATTGCACTTTTTTCATTGGCCTCCAAAATACCTTCAGAGGCTTCGGCATCAAGTGGTG ATGCTACTCAAGTTATGAAGTTTGACCCTAGCAACAAACCTGTGCTGCAGATTGCTACAGCAGTTGCTGTTTCCTTTGCTATTTGTAAAGCTGGCACTTCTATTAGTCGATATTTTGGAATTCAAGGATGTGACCTTCCTGCTATTACAGCAATAGTTGTTCTTTTAACGACATTATTTCCTGCTCATTTTAGAAACCTTGCCAGTGCTGGTGATGCAATTGCCATAGTCTTGATGCAG GTTTTCTTTGCTGTTGTGGGAGCCAGCGGGAGTATTCGGAATGTCATCAATACAACACCTAGTATTTTTATGTTTGCTTTTGTTCAAGTAACTGTCCATATTATTGTGACACTAGGGTTAGGAAAGCTATTTGGGATGGACCTAAAGATGTTGCTTTTGGCATCCAATGCTAATGTTGGAGGTCCTACAACAGCTTGTGGAATGGCTACTGCAAAGGGATGGACCTCTTTGGTTGTTCCTGCTATTCTTGCTGGGATATTTGGGATTTCCACTGCCACATTTCTGGGCATGGGTTTTGGAATGTTTGTTCTCAAACACATGTAA